One genomic window of Clostridium taeniosporum includes the following:
- a CDS encoding YlmC/YmxH family sporulation protein, producing MGELNNVKYLSDIEKYELININDGEKYDYLANNDLIIDDDGNFRFLIINTNVSKFSMFGSKEFLEIPWECVKKIGSKTIILDADDETVKKVKL from the coding sequence ATGGGAGAATTAAACAATGTAAAGTATTTAAGTGACATAGAAAAATATGAGTTAATAAATATTAATGATGGTGAAAAATATGATTATTTAGCAAATAACGATTTAATAATAGATGACGATGGGAATTTTAGATTTTTAATTATTAATACAAATGTAAGTAAATTTAGTATGTTTGGAAGTAAGGAGTTTTTAGAAATTCCTTGGGAATGTGTAAAAAAGATAGGATCTAAAACAATAATACTTGATGCGGATGATGAAACAGTAAAAAAAGTTAAACTTTAA
- a CDS encoding ClpP family protease: MNEIFNGENTNEKNNNTKAENKMQSIKDFGNTTSVTPNKSIQVLSIIGQIEGHMILPPQTKATRYEHIIPQLIELEQNDNVKGILIVLNTVGGDVEAGLAIAEMIRSMSKPTVSIVTGGGHSIGVPLATASDYSFITPSATMIVHPVRMNGFIIGVAQTFEYFKKMQERINDFIIRTSNIKKENLEKFMLQTNELLNDVGTILIGKQAVDCGLIDEVGGIKEAISKLKELTERQ, from the coding sequence ATGAACGAAATATTTAATGGTGAAAATACTAATGAGAAAAACAATAATACTAAAGCAGAAAATAAAATGCAATCTATAAAAGATTTTGGAAATACTACATCTGTAACTCCAAACAAAAGTATACAAGTTTTATCTATAATAGGTCAAATAGAAGGACATATGATATTACCACCACAAACAAAAGCTACAAGATATGAACATATTATACCTCAGCTCATAGAGTTAGAACAAAATGACAATGTTAAAGGGATTTTAATTGTTTTGAATACTGTAGGAGGAGATGTGGAAGCAGGTCTTGCTATTGCAGAAATGATAAGAAGCATGTCTAAACCAACTGTTTCAATAGTCACAGGAGGAGGACATTCTATAGGAGTACCACTTGCAACAGCATCAGACTATTCATTTATTACCCCATCTGCAACAATGATAGTTCATCCAGTTAGAATGAACGGATTTATAATAGGTGTAGCACAAACTTTTGAGTACTTTAAAAAAATGCAAGAAAGAATAAATGATTTTATTATAAGAACATCAAATATAAAAAAAGAAAATTTAGAGAAGTTTATGTTACAAACTAATGAATTATTAAATGATGTAGGAACAATATTAATTGGTAAGCAAGCGGTTGACTGTGGACTTATAGATGAAGTTGGTGGTATAAAAGAAGCTATATCAAAATTAAAAGAATTAACAGAAAGACAATAA
- a CDS encoding DNA translocase FtsK, producing MSRRGTKSGTKRSNKKSKKENNINKDILGIIYMAVGLILAIAIYTSFAGLLSSLAQNFSYLLIGVGAYAIPVYLIYFSLQYIKTRGNVQFGKRFLGISMLILMIILNCSVISIQMMDEANSFGDNIRFIIDNKENLHGGLIGYFICYPLYKFIGGIGTYILFFTLSVIALILIFDVNLYDLVVVAKDKGEKIKRDRNLKAKTREEVKVLDNTFVNVVEKEGYFPPANKEKDEILSSVDKKIKILDFMKNDNTKGVVEEEVSSDIENHIFENMTEEKKSSNKKVKLNKEEKENMSTEIEENIYEKQEKEEVPYFYPGLDLLKINKTLKGSDKKELIENASKLEEILSNFGVDAKVTQVTKGPSVTRFELQPSPGVKVSKIVNLSDDIALGLAASGIRIEAPIPGKAAIGIEVPNAHQVAVFLREVLESNEFINSSKKLAFALGKDISGKCVVGDLSKMPHTLIAGATGSGKSVCINSLIISLLYKYSPNEVKLLMVDPKVVELNVYNGIPHLLIPVVTDPKKAAAALNWAVNEMTRRYKLFADMGVRNMESYNELFNKGTIEEKLPYIVIIVDELADLMMVCPNDVEDYIGRLAQMARAAGMHLVIATQRPSVDVITGVIKANIPSRISFAVSSQIDSRTILDSSGAEKLLGKGDMLYYPVGESKPLRVQGCFISEEEVEQVISFIKSSQGTSNYEEEIIEHINNESQSSISENGEDADELLNDAINAVIDYEQASTSFLQRKLRIGFNRASRIMDQLEERGIISEKDGSRPRKILINREELYDNKEEN from the coding sequence GTGAGCAGAAGAGGAACTAAAAGTGGAACTAAAAGAAGTAATAAAAAGAGCAAAAAAGAAAATAATATAAATAAGGATATATTAGGAATAATATACATGGCAGTAGGATTAATACTTGCTATAGCTATATACACTTCTTTTGCAGGATTGCTATCTTCTTTAGCACAAAATTTTTCTTATTTATTAATAGGGGTAGGAGCTTATGCTATACCTGTATATTTAATATACTTTAGTTTACAATATATTAAAACCAGAGGAAATGTACAATTTGGAAAAAGGTTTTTAGGAATATCAATGTTAATATTGATGATAATATTAAATTGTTCAGTTATAAGTATTCAAATGATGGATGAAGCAAATAGTTTTGGAGATAATATTAGATTTATTATTGATAATAAAGAAAATTTACATGGTGGATTAATAGGTTATTTTATATGTTACCCATTATATAAGTTTATAGGGGGTATAGGGACTTATATTCTATTTTTTACTTTATCTGTTATTGCACTTATATTAATATTTGATGTAAATTTATATGATTTAGTAGTTGTAGCTAAGGATAAAGGTGAGAAGATTAAACGAGACAGAAATTTAAAAGCTAAAACAAGGGAAGAGGTTAAGGTATTAGATAATACTTTTGTAAATGTAGTTGAAAAAGAAGGGTATTTTCCACCGGCAAATAAAGAAAAAGATGAAATTTTATCAAGTGTGGATAAAAAAATAAAGATTTTGGATTTTATGAAAAATGATAATACTAAAGGTGTTGTGGAGGAAGAGGTTTCATCAGATATAGAAAATCATATTTTTGAAAATATGACAGAAGAAAAAAAATCTTCTAATAAAAAGGTGAAATTAAATAAAGAAGAAAAAGAAAATATGAGTACTGAAATAGAAGAAAATATTTATGAAAAACAAGAGAAAGAAGAAGTTCCATATTTTTATCCAGGTTTAGATCTTTTAAAGATAAATAAAACTCTTAAAGGATCTGATAAGAAAGAATTAATTGAAAATGCCAGTAAACTTGAAGAAATATTATCAAACTTTGGTGTTGATGCTAAGGTTACTCAAGTTACAAAAGGACCATCTGTTACAAGATTTGAATTGCAACCAAGTCCAGGAGTTAAGGTAAGTAAGATAGTGAATTTATCAGATGATATAGCACTTGGACTTGCAGCATCAGGTATTAGAATAGAGGCACCTATTCCTGGGAAAGCAGCAATAGGTATAGAAGTACCTAATGCACATCAAGTAGCTGTATTTTTAAGAGAGGTATTAGAGTCAAATGAATTTATTAATTCAAGTAAAAAATTGGCTTTTGCGCTTGGAAAAGATATTTCAGGTAAATGTGTAGTTGGAGATTTGAGTAAGATGCCACATACATTAATTGCAGGGGCAACAGGTTCAGGAAAAAGTGTATGTATAAATTCACTTATAATAAGTCTATTATATAAATATAGTCCAAATGAAGTTAAATTACTTATGGTTGATCCAAAGGTTGTTGAACTTAATGTTTATAACGGAATACCACATCTTCTAATTCCGGTAGTTACTGATCCTAAAAAAGCTGCTGCTGCACTTAATTGGGCAGTAAATGAAATGACAAGAAGATATAAACTTTTTGCAGATATGGGTGTAAGAAATATGGAATCATATAATGAACTATTTAATAAAGGAACGATAGAAGAAAAACTTCCTTATATAGTTATTATAGTAGATGAATTAGCAGATTTAATGATGGTTTGTCCTAATGATGTAGAAGATTATATAGGTAGATTAGCTCAAATGGCAAGAGCAGCAGGTATGCATTTAGTAATAGCTACTCAAAGGCCATCTGTAGATGTAATAACTGGTGTAATTAAAGCTAATATACCATCTAGAATATCATTTGCAGTTTCATCACAAATAGATTCTAGAACTATACTTGACAGCTCAGGAGCTGAAAAACTTCTTGGAAAAGGTGATATGTTGTATTATCCAGTTGGAGAAAGTAAACCTCTTAGAGTTCAAGGATGTTTTATATCAGAAGAAGAGGTAGAGCAAGTTATATCCTTTATAAAATCAAGTCAAGGTACTAGTAATTATGAAGAAGAAATAATAGAGCATATAAACAATGAATCACAATCATCAATATCAGAAAATGGTGAGGATGCAGATGAATTACTTAATGATGCCATAAATGCTGTAATTGATTATGAGCAAGCATCAACTTCTTTTCTTCAAAGAAAGCTTAGAATAGGATTTAATAGAGCTTCTAGAATAATGGACCAATTAGAAGAGAGAGGTATAATATCTGAAAAAGATGGAAGTAGACCTAGAAAGA
- a CDS encoding M16 family metallopeptidase yields MYNMYTLNNGLRVITEKIDHLNSVSVGIMIQNGSRNESEELNGISHFIEHMFFKGTKKRSAKQIVEEIENVGGQINAFTSKEATCYYIKALNTHLDLGLDLLSDMILNSKFDEEEIEKEKGVIIEEVNMSQDSPEDVLDDKHSETVFGTNPLSYPILGTMSKIKSFTREKILNFISEKYTPYNSVISVCGKFDEDELKKLIESCFGSWKSSKKYIPKYNTPIIHCDSGYINKDIEQLHISLGLKGLPYRDKNSYPLVLLNNVLGGGASSILFQKVREELGLCYTIYSYLQPFQGIGTINIYTGLSKNYADKALDVINREVIKFANNGITKKQLEISKEKIKATYILGLESTSSRMFANAKSYLFTNNVFTEDEVIERIDAIDENDIQNVLDECFKPGILNAGYVGQDVNYNELNKIILKDVKAYDNTLNSNKTLI; encoded by the coding sequence ATGTATAATATGTATACTTTAAATAATGGGCTTAGAGTTATAACAGAGAAAATAGATCACTTAAATTCAGTAAGTGTTGGAATTATGATACAAAATGGTTCAAGAAATGAAAGTGAAGAATTAAATGGGATATCTCATTTTATTGAACATATGTTTTTCAAAGGAACTAAAAAAAGAAGTGCTAAACAAATAGTAGAGGAAATAGAGAATGTTGGTGGTCAAATAAATGCTTTTACTAGTAAAGAAGCAACTTGTTATTATATAAAAGCTTTAAATACTCATTTAGACTTAGGTTTAGATTTACTTTCAGATATGATATTGAATTCAAAATTTGATGAAGAAGAGATAGAAAAGGAAAAAGGTGTAATAATAGAAGAAGTTAATATGAGCCAAGATTCACCAGAAGATGTATTAGATGATAAACATTCAGAGACTGTTTTCGGCACAAATCCTTTATCTTATCCTATATTAGGAACTATGTCTAAAATAAAATCATTCACTAGAGAAAAAATTCTAAATTTTATAAGTGAAAAATATACTCCTTATAATTCAGTAATATCAGTTTGTGGAAAATTTGATGAAGATGAACTGAAGAAATTAATAGAAAGTTGTTTCGGTAGCTGGAAAAGTTCTAAGAAATACATACCTAAATATAATACTCCAATAATTCATTGTGATTCTGGGTATATAAATAAAGATATAGAACAATTACATATTTCATTAGGATTAAAAGGTTTACCTTATAGAGATAAAAATAGTTATCCTTTAGTATTACTAAATAACGTTTTAGGTGGAGGCGCATCTTCTATACTTTTTCAAAAGGTAAGAGAAGAATTAGGGCTTTGTTATACAATATATTCTTATTTACAACCTTTTCAGGGAATAGGAACTATAAATATATATACAGGACTTAGCAAGAATTATGCTGATAAAGCACTAGATGTTATAAATAGAGAAGTAATAAAATTTGCTAATAATGGTATAACTAAAAAGCAATTAGAAATTAGTAAAGAAAAAATAAAGGCAACTTATATTTTAGGTTTGGAAAGTACTAGCTCAAGAATGTTTGCCAATGCTAAAAGTTATCTTTTCACAAATAATGTTTTTACAGAAGATGAAGTTATAGAAAGAATTGATGCAATAGATGAAAATGATATACAAAATGTATTAGATGAGTGCTTTAAACCAGGAATATTGAATGCTGGTTATGTTGGTCAAGATGTAAATTATAATGAGTTAAATAAAATAATATTAAAGGATGTCAAGGCATATGATAATACTTTAAATAGTAATAAGACGTTAATTTAA
- the dapG gene encoding aspartate kinase has product MKIVVQKFGGTSVSTSEKRQKVIEKIKQAKQEGYNPVVVVSAMGRKGDPYATDTLLSLVDEDFKISNKLAQDLLMCCGEFISSVVMSNDLYTAGIDAVPLTGGQAGVITNNNFTDAKCINTNPKKILSLISQGRVPVVTGFQGISEEGYFTTLGRGGSDTTASILGVALQAECIEIYTDVDGIMTADPRLVEDASLIDIISYNEVFQLADQGASVIHPRAVEVAMQANIPLVIKNTMSSCKGTLINNLGDKGNERIITGITHQKDRIQVLIKLAENKDNEKYQDVLDLLAANKISLDLINIFPDRQVFTISIKDKEIVENILNNFNLKYHLVEDCSTIAVIGSRMNGRPGVMAKIIKSLVMANIEVLQTADSNMTIWCLIHSKNTKEAINILHKTFNLS; this is encoded by the coding sequence TTGAAGATAGTTGTTCAAAAATTTGGAGGAACCTCGGTTTCAACATCAGAAAAAAGACAAAAAGTAATAGAAAAAATTAAACAAGCAAAACAAGAAGGTTATAATCCAGTTGTAGTTGTTTCTGCAATGGGAAGAAAAGGTGATCCATATGCAACTGATACTTTACTATCTTTAGTAGATGAAGATTTTAAAATATCAAATAAATTAGCACAAGACCTGCTTATGTGTTGTGGTGAATTTATAAGTTCAGTTGTAATGAGTAATGATTTGTATACTGCGGGAATAGACGCAGTACCATTAACAGGTGGGCAAGCTGGAGTTATAACTAACAACAATTTTACTGATGCAAAATGTATAAATACAAATCCAAAGAAGATATTAAGCTTAATATCTCAAGGAAGAGTTCCGGTAGTTACAGGATTTCAAGGAATAAGTGAAGAAGGATATTTTACAACACTTGGAAGAGGTGGAAGCGATACAACAGCATCAATTCTTGGAGTTGCACTTCAAGCTGAATGTATAGAAATCTATACAGATGTTGATGGTATTATGACAGCAGATCCAAGGCTTGTAGAAGATGCTAGTTTAATAGATATAATAAGCTATAATGAGGTGTTTCAGTTAGCAGATCAAGGAGCTAGCGTTATACATCCAAGAGCTGTAGAAGTAGCAATGCAAGCTAATATTCCTTTAGTTATTAAAAACACTATGAGCAGTTGTAAAGGAACATTAATAAATAATCTTGGAGATAAGGGAAATGAAAGAATAATAACAGGTATAACACATCAAAAAGATAGAATTCAAGTTCTAATTAAACTCGCTGAAAATAAAGATAATGAGAAATATCAAGATGTATTAGATTTATTGGCTGCTAATAAAATAAGTTTAGATTTAATAAATATATTTCCAGATAGACAAGTATTTACAATAAGCATTAAAGATAAAGAAATTGTAGAAAATATACTAAATAATTTTAATTTAAAATATCATCTAGTAGAAGATTGTAGTACTATAGCAGTAATAGGATCAAGAATGAATGGTAGACCGGGAGTAATGGCTAAAATAATTAAATCTTTAGTAATGGCCAATATAGAAGTTTTACAGACAGCTGATTCAAATATGACAATTTGGTGTTTAATTCACTCAAAAAATACTAAAGAAGCTATAAATATACTTCATAAAACTTTTAATTTATCATAG